AGCCAGTGAATTTCGCTTCTGGCTTTAGTAGCTTAGGAGTGAGCGATTACTTTTTCTTCAAATTTTTTAAGTAGTCAGAGATGATTACAGCCGCCTGTTGTTCCATCGTTCTTCTATTGCTTTCTGCTATTTCACTGAGTTCGCTCACTTCTTCTTGAGTCAACTCAATGTGTATTTTTCCAAGGCTCGCGGCCAAGTGCTCCTCTAGAAATGCAGATTTTGATTTACTGTTTGCAGCTAACTCATGGAACAGCCTAGCGATATCTTCATGAACATTACCTTGGATTTTTGGTTTATCTGTAGCCACATTACCCATTCCACAAGTCCTCATATATGTTTATCACCTAATTGGATGACTTTTGAATCAGTTGTTGATAATTTATTCATTCTGTAGTAAAAGTAGATCACTCGTCAATTACTAGTAGGCAAGTAGTGAATCACTATAGTCTATTTGTTCTTTGCCTTGATGAATACCTTTTGTTGATCTGAGAGTTGCTGATCCCTTTATCCCCTGTAATCTTTAAGTTTTCTATGATGTGATGATTTACTGTAGTGCAGTACGACATACTTGCCGATTGCTGACTAAACGCACCCCAATGCTTGGAACTATCTGTTCTGTACTCAAGCCGCCATAGGGAGACTGTAGACCGACAACTGAATAAATTAACCCCACCACTGTCCTCGCCGTCAGAAAGTCTGGTCAGTGATGGGGTGACACCCAAGAAGCCCGGATAGCAAAGCTAAGCCACGCTTCAAGGATCCTTTTCATATTACCCACATCATTGCCAGCTTCTGCAGTGCTGCTGGATTTCTGGATATTCCGATAGCTGATCATTCACTTGGTATCGGTGCTGTCGGAAGTTTTTGGGGGGCGACCCCCGCTTGCTCCCCCTTATTCCCTTCTTTAGTTCGCTCTTCAACGAACCCTTATTTATCGGAGGCACTGATGCCGAAACTCACTTCTCTTTTTCTTTTAACCTTCCCCCTGTCCTTTTGTACTGGCGTTGCAATAGCCGTAGCAGAAAACGCTGTTAATCAACCCTCTCAACGTCCTTCTGTCGAACAAACGCCCGTCAAGTTGCAGTTATCTCAGACAGTAGATACCTGCGGCAAGTACTGCGAGAACTACCCACCGGGCCTCACGAAAGTCCGTATGCGCGACTGGCAACCCTAAGCCGAGGTAAATGATGTCTAACCAACTACTAATTGCCCCGAAAGTCTGTCCTAAGTGTGGATCTGACAAAACCTTTACCCGCGATGAGCGGACCCTCTGTTTCATGTGTCAGACTCCTCTCGTCGAGCATGTACCTATGAAAATAGACCAAGAATCTCCTTCAGGGGTAATCGGTCGAGTTCGTTCGAGCGTTTTTTCAAACGAACGCCTGACCTTGATTTGGCAGAAGCTGGGCCGCAGAAAGGTGGTCGTCGGCAGTGGTCTCTTCGGAATTCTACTGCTTGGGTCTGGTTTGATTCTGGGTGCCCGCAATATCCCCTCCTCAGTAGCGCAGGGTTCTACTGAACTAGTCGCGTTAGGCGATACCTTCGTGGGCTATAGCACTCTCAGATCGCCAGAGTTTCAAGATTCACTTCAATCCCAAGGCATTGATGTCAAGTATGCTGATGACTTTGATCAAGCCTCTCGTGCCCAGAAGCTTTCCACTGGCGAAGCGGACCTGATTGTGACCACTCTTGATCAAGTCCTCCGTCATCGTCCTGAAGGCAAGATTGTGGCCATGTGGGACTATACCCAAGGCGCAGATGCGGTCGTTCTCAACACCAAGAAGTTTCCCTTGCTCAAGGACATGGATGCTTTGGCTGAGGAAGTGAAGCTAGCTGCTCAGTCGGGCCAGCAGTACTCCATCGTATATGCCGCTGATACCCCTAGCGAATATCTAGCGCTCCTGCTCGCCAATAAATTCCCTAGCTTCCGCCTAGAGCAATTCAACTTGATCCCCGTGGCGGATGCCTCCGAAGCTTACAAGCTATTGCAAGACCCGAGCCAGAACATCGCGATCGCCGTATTGTGGGAGCCATTCGTCTCTCAGGCAGAGAAGAGCGGTCATAAGGTTGTCTTGAGCAGTGCTGATGTGCCGGAGGCGATTATTGATGTGCTGGTGGCTTCCAATTACTTTATTAAACGCCAACCTGAGGCGCTGAGTCAGGTCTTGGCTGCTTATTATGGCCGGATCGATGGTTCTCGTCTGGATGCGACCGCACTCAAGCAACAGATCGCCAAAGAGGCGAAGGTCTCTGGGCCAGAGGCTCTAACGCTGCTCAACGGCATTCATTTCTTCAATGCCCGTGAAGCGAACGACTGGCTCAATGGCAATCAAATCGTTCCCAAGATTCGATACACCGGCAGCATCCTCAAAGCCTCTGGCCGACTCAATCAACTGCCAGAGCAACCCGAGCGTTTGTACACCGGCAAGTTTTTGGATCTTGCGATCGCCAACAGCACCGCGCTCGACCAGCAGCTAAGTGGAATACGCCCGAATCCACCACAGGCCCCACCAAGCCCACCTAAGGCCCAGCCCGTCACTAATATTGGAAAGATCTCTGAGGATATTCGATTTGACCTCTCCAGTGTTCTGTTAGATCCAGAAGACAAAGCGACCTTAGATACCGTGATGGAGACGGCTAAGGGATTCGGTGGAAATACCGCAATTCAGATTACGGGGCATACCTCCGCAACTGGAAGCCCCGAGCGCAATGAAGTCTTGAGCAAAGGTCGTGTGGAATCTGTTGCTCAGTATCTTAAAGGCAAAAAGTTCTCAGGCGATTTGATTGTCAAGCGTGTCGGTAGCAGTTCGCCACTGCCGGGTGTTGATCCAGCCGATGCCCGCAACCAGCGCGTTGAAGTCGAAGTAGTAAGAACCGGAGGCTAGTTATGCTTGCAGAATCTCCTCAAATAACGCAACCGACACCATCGGAATTTCTAGATTCGATTAATGCAGGATCTGCTCAGTTACAGCAATGGCTGACGACATCGGGTGCCTCTGATATTTACTCCGATTTGACTGAGTACGTTGATACTCAATATCAGGAGCTAGTCCATGTCTGTGGCGATGACTTGATCACTCGCCATCAAGCAGCCTGTTGGCTTGAAACTCGGACGGAGCAAATCCGGCAAAAATCAATCGAGCTGGCGAATGAGCAAGATATTCGTGTGGACTTCTCTAGCGTCCGTGATTCCCCAACGTCAATGGTGTTTTGGAATGCGGGATCGATGTATAGCGGTCTTACAGGGAGTTTAAGGCAGCAACTCGGAACGTTGAGCGTTGCGGATATAACCCTTTGGTTGAATGCGCTGGGGAAATATATCGATACACTTGCGGTTTCAAATGAGCATCGGATCGAAGTGCTAGAGCAAGAGTCTAAGGAAGAGCTGGGTTCATGTACAGCAATACTTAAGAGCTTTCCAGGGCGGTTTTCTTCAAAAGAGTGTGAAGCGTTGGTAAAGCTGATTGAGAGTTCCTTCCAGAAACGCATGAAAATCGTCGTTCTGGGGTTTGCCAGCAAAATCTACCTTGACCTGCTGGCTAGATCTTACGACTTTTTTCTTCATCAGCCAGAAGGCGATCCATTAGTTCAAGAGGCATTGCTTGCCGTCGAAAATTGGGAGGTATCGGATGCATGAGTCAGGCTATCGAGTCGCTTCTGTACTGGAGCACGAAATTAATCGCCGTTGCGAAGAAGCTAGGCTGCAGATTTTGTTAAGAAGGCTAAAGTTTTCGAGCAGCTTGTTTGTAGTTATAGGTGGTATTTTACTTGCTTCAAATATAGCGTCTAGTAAGTACGGTTTTTTGCTATTAGCAATGAGTTCATCACAGCTCGTTTTAGCTAGCTTTTTGGATAAAGAT
The sequence above is a segment of the Acaryochloris thomasi RCC1774 genome. Coding sequences within it:
- a CDS encoding OmpA family protein encodes the protein MSNQLLIAPKVCPKCGSDKTFTRDERTLCFMCQTPLVEHVPMKIDQESPSGVIGRVRSSVFSNERLTLIWQKLGRRKVVVGSGLFGILLLGSGLILGARNIPSSVAQGSTELVALGDTFVGYSTLRSPEFQDSLQSQGIDVKYADDFDQASRAQKLSTGEADLIVTTLDQVLRHRPEGKIVAMWDYTQGADAVVLNTKKFPLLKDMDALAEEVKLAAQSGQQYSIVYAADTPSEYLALLLANKFPSFRLEQFNLIPVADASEAYKLLQDPSQNIAIAVLWEPFVSQAEKSGHKVVLSSADVPEAIIDVLVASNYFIKRQPEALSQVLAAYYGRIDGSRLDATALKQQIAKEAKVSGPEALTLLNGIHFFNAREANDWLNGNQIVPKIRYTGSILKASGRLNQLPEQPERLYTGKFLDLAIANSTALDQQLSGIRPNPPQAPPSPPKAQPVTNIGKISEDIRFDLSSVLLDPEDKATLDTVMETAKGFGGNTAIQITGHTSATGSPERNEVLSKGRVESVAQYLKGKKFSGDLIVKRVGSSSPLPGVDPADARNQRVEVEVVRTGG